One Cucumis melo cultivar AY chromosome 8, USDA_Cmelo_AY_1.0, whole genome shotgun sequence genomic window, AAGGATAGTCTTTGTTACCTGGTCATCCCATGCCTTGTCTTTGTTATAGATCACGGCAGCTCCAAAACTTCGAGCTGGGTTGATTCCAGTTCCGGTGATCGGAATGGTGGCCAAATGAACCATAAACACCGCGAACCCAATTGGGAGTGGAGCCAAAACCTTCAATTTCGAAACAAAATTTAGTTAGTCCGATCGAGTGAAATGAGGGTGAAGGGTTAAACCAAATTTGGGGAGTTGAGTGATCTTACAGGAACGTGAGAATCTCTAGCATTTCTCTTGGGATCGGTGGCGGAGAAGACGGTGTAAACAAGAACGAAAGTTCCGATAATCTCCGCGGCTAAGCCGGTGCCGGTGCTGTACCCATCGGCGAGAGAATTGGCTCCACCTCCGTATCCATTGTAAAGAGCCTTCTGGAATGATTTCACCAAAGCGCAGCCACAAATGGCGCCCAAACATTGAGCCACCATGTAAAGAATTGCTCTAATTAAAGATACTTTCCGAGCCAAGAACAACCCAAATGTCACCGCCGGGTTAATATGCCCTCctacaaagaaagaaagaaaaaatgtaaTTTTCTATAAACAGAATGAACACAGAGAGAAACAGAGCAattgaaccaaaaaaaaaaaaaaaaaagaaaaaaaactcacCGGAAATTCCAGCAGTGCAGTAAACGAGGACGAAGATCATGCCACCAAATGCCCAAGCAATGCCGAGAATGCCGACGCCGCCACAGATTTGGCCGCCGCTTTTGGTGTCGGATTGGCTACTGTAGCCAATGACAGTGAGAACGGTGACGTACAAGAACAAAAGAGTGGCGACGAACTCGGCAATGATAGCTCTGTAAAAAGACCATTGAGTTAACTCTTCGGCGTCGATCAATGGAGCTGGAGGTGGGTCTTGGTAATCCTTGACGGCGAATCCACCGGCTTCAAGATCCTTAGACATGTTAGCTTGTGGTGGTCGTGGGTGAAGTTTTGGAAGGGATTGGGAGTTAGAAAACAGAAGAGTTGTAGAGGGGAGTGATGGATGTTAGAGATGAAGTGGTGGATTTATTTATACAAAGGATGTTTAGAGGAGTGGATTTGTGAATTCAAATATATGTATTGGAATTTTGTTGCCGCCCCATTTGGATTAAATGTTCTTCATAATTTCAATGCGTTTGACCCCACTTTTTGTAGTTTTGCACGATTGGAAGTATCTCTAATTTAATTTGGTGAGATGGTTAAATGTTGAGAATGTATTCTACCTTAGAAAGATAAAGAAAActgattaagaaaaaaaaaagaaaaagagagaaaggttAGCGTCAAATAAATCACGTGTGG contains:
- the PIP2-3 gene encoding aquaporin PIP2-3 (The RefSeq protein has 1 substitution compared to this genomic sequence); translation: MSKDLEAGGFAVKDYQDPPPAPLIDAEELTQWSFYRAIIAEFVATLLFLYVTVLTVIGYSSQSDTKSGGQICGGVGILGIAWAFGGMIFVLVYCTAGISGGHINPAVTFGLFLARKVSLIRAILYMAAQCLGAICGCALVKSFQKALYNGYGGGANSLADGYSTGTGLAAEIIGTFVLVYTVFSATDPKRNARDSHVPVLAPLPIGFAVFMVHLATIPITGTGINPARSFGAAVIYNKDKAWDDQWIFWVGPFIGAAIAAIYHQIVLRAGAVKALGSFRSSTAV